Sequence from the Strix aluco isolate bStrAlu1 chromosome 16, bStrAlu1.hap1, whole genome shotgun sequence genome:
aacaaaaaaaccccacattacatTACGCAGTCATGCACAGGCAAACACATTCTAAACACACCAcgcattcagctaccccactaacccCCCCTGCTCTTAGCAAAGCCACCCCCCTCCCTGACCGCCACAACAcgccctcaccccgtggctccaTGGCTCCTCAGGAATGCCGTTCCCAGGGGCCTCCAAAAccgccctgcctgcaaaaaccccatcCATACACCGCTCTGCATCCAGACATTGGCAACGACCGTCACCTTGCAGAgtggccgggaccggggaaaaaaaaacccagccaggggaaaaaaaaaaaaaaaaatcccccagctggggtttttttattctgtttttttgttttctacctaCTCAAAAAACACCatctgcaacaaaaaaaaccccagttacaTTAAACAGTCATGCATAGGCAGACACATTCTAAACacaccactcattcagctaccccactaaccaccccctgctctcagcaaacccaccCGGCCATCTGACCCCCACAACACTTCCTTGCCCCACTGCTGCGGCACTCCTCAGAACTTGCTTCCTGAAGGCCTccaaaatcaccctgcctgcgaACACCATGGCCTGAGcctaacctccacccaaacactggccataaacatcacctgacagagcagccaggacTAAGCGACAATAAACCAGgtcagggagataaagaaatccccctgctcaacagtttcttcactgtttttaaaagacgCATTAACTCTCGCTACATTCAATAtaccctgaaatgaaaaacatcctcacatacaaggatagacaCCTTCTGATACTAACACTCATTTAACATCTACTCTATCTAACCATCACCTGTCACTGGGGCAGATCACCCCACTACCATAACCATGCCTGGAACTGCACCATCATACACCTCAAGCCATCACGACCGCTTCACgtgattccacaccacaggcctTCATAGTTGGAAGACGAGGAATATGTTTCCCTCTGTGTACCTCTCCCGgtccttctttgcttcattttgtgcacTGCGGCAAACTTCATGGAAGGATTTGCTTCTGGAATCCCGGTGGCCCTattgtacctgcaaaagacaaaagaaggaactctagagcctgcttacTGATAACTACTGGCCATCTCCAAAACCAACCTACATCACCTCCACCCCAACAGGCCACATTCACCAGCACATTATCATCCCCTTCTGGGACCTTTCCACCCCATCgagaatggctacaaacacacaaatcagcaccacctcaaacacacacatctacatgctcacAAACATGGCCTAAGGATGCAACAGTACCACACAGGGTAGACTTAATGCCAGtccaaaagacacagcctgacagtacacGCAACGATGCCAAGGTGACGTGACACAGACACCCCCGTGTGGCCTGCCGTGTGAGAGTGCCAGAACACTGAATGATATATGGGCGATAACCCCCCAGTGAGCAGTTGAgacaaaatgctgtgaaagaCTAAAGACTACAAAGACACAGAGAAGACTCCCTTGGAAGACCTCACAAGAAAGAGTCACAGAGATGAGACCTGGTGGTTTAGCCAGAGACTAAGTTACATGAAAGACCAACCAAATACATCTACAATGTTAAACTGGATCAGTAACATTGAGCTTCTATATCACACTGACTACCAAGACAGAATGGGCACTGTGCCAATAACTCAAGGCTGCAAAATGCAATGGATGGTGACTGCACACAGAGTAGGATGTGAGTATGCCAGAGGGTCCTTAACAGTGAGGGTCAAGACAAACATTGACACATCACATAACTAAGGCACACTAGGCATACTACACAACTCTACCAACTCAtctcagagctgctttgccagtATCACTCACCATTTCTAGTTTCTTGCCACAAGGTGCCtccaagaaaaatatgaaagctatTGCTGATGTATAGGCTTCCCTCGTGCTACCTCACAATTCAGTTGAGATATTCTCAGCTCCCACTCACATGAACACTGGCTTGACAAGGTCACAcaatacagatatagagctaCGCAATGCTCTTGCCACTTTAATGCCATACAGCGTAACACTCACAttagacaaaaccaaacagaacgcCCAGAGACGCACGCACTGCCATACACAGGCCCCAGGCCCACTATCTGCCCCCAATTTAACAAAACCTCAAGAGCCCTCCCACTGATCCTGATGTCATACCCCCTCTTCTCGCCCCACCCCACCCactgaaaggtaagtcaagggaCCAAAGCAGAGAGCACAGTCCATAATTCATCCTCATTGGGAGCACATTATCTAACTGGGGTTTCCCAGCATTCACCAGGttcatcacctgcaagacagagcaccACACATCACCAACACGCTGACCTGTATCAACCTCTACCGCAATGACACCCTCCTCAGAAGAGCCGCACCGCTCCCAATAACTGTATGCTGGAACCCCCCATCTCTCATGGAAGCCACAAAACTGGAGAAATGCTGCCACCATCCTACTCAGAAGCAATTGCCCACTCGGCATCTCCGAGCCTGCTGCGCCTCTCTTCCACCAACTCACCTCAAATCCTCTGCTGTTTGAGCAGAGACTTCACAATgcatgcaaaagcaaagaaaatggtcATTCGAATTGCCACGTGATCCTCAGCAATTCAGGTCTGATCAGACCGATTAACAACTCTCTCACCTTTTCTGAAACTGCCCTTGACTCTGCAACATCAACCCTCTGGGAACGAGAGTGGCACATGCAAAATAAACAGACGAAAAAGCATGGAGTGAGATGCGGCCCGAATCCTCAGCTGGCTCACGgtgcttcctctcccctgctcattTACCTCAGCCGCTCAGAGATGGATTCTTCCATCTGCTGTGCCAAGGCCTGATCACCACCGGAAGAACTAAAACAGGATATGATTTTAGCTACAACAATATTATGACACCTCAAAAAACTGCTGCATCAGCACACAGGTCATCACTCACCTTGCCAGAGTCCAAGGGTGCAGGTATCCCACTTCGCACATCGATTCacacctagaaaataaaaccagagtaaGCCCATCAGAGCCACCGGTCACACAGATGCTCTGATATCTTCCACCACCCTCCAGGAAGCAGCTTCTCGCTTTGCGCCTAAACAACCCAAACGACATAAGGCAAGCCACCTCGTTGTTAACCAAGACTTTTATGAGACCAAAGCTTTGTCCTCCATTTCTGTCTCCCTTCTAACTACTACCAAAATACCCAAAACCCTAAATATTGAGCCCCACATAGAAGCTAAGAGTCATTCAATGTTCAACCCACTCAACTACTGCACAAACTGTCACTCCCAGCAAGTCCACCCTCCGGCACCTGCCAAACACAAGGAGATTAACTCTGTGGCAGCTGTCTACAGCTACTTGCCCGGAGATGGACTGTATGATCTTTGCCAAAAGCATCTGTGCAGATCCAGGTATTACTACACAACTACAAACCTACACTCCCGTCATCTTTACTACGGCTAAACTCCTGGGCAGGACAGCTGCACCCCTGGCACAGACCTACACCGCACACAGACACCACAAGCGAAGCGACTGTGAGACACAAGAAGACCACAAGCGAGAAGAACGATGACCGTAGGGAAGATGCTGCCGGCAGAGAAGCCCTACAGCACCACGATGGCACAGATGCATTGAAGCGGCCCCAAAATGAGAGTCGACCGCTGCAGCCTGTGAGACAAAGCTACCATTGAAACCAGAACAACGGATACAGGAGAAGCCAGGCTTCAAGGCCTAAGACATGGGGATGAAATCCCAGAAGACTACCACGTGCCAAAAGAACTCTCAAAAACACAGCTGCAGGTGCCATCTAGCTCGCCCACGCTAGAGACCACTGCTCAAAAACATCCTTGATGCAACACGCACCTGATGAATCCATGCTTTGAGTTACAATTGCAAGACAAGAAAGGCTCGACGGGCGCTAAGCCGATGAGTTGATGCACGTGAGACTCTTGGGAGGGCTATTGAGATGCCAGCTGATCATAAAGAGCTACACAGACATCAAGACCTGAGAACTGCATGGTATAAGATACATAATACAcaacacagacacaggctggaactgccctgcccagcacacaGTATTCTGGTGCTGAGAATTAACTCGCTCCCTTTGTGGGCACAAAGGGCACTGCTCCTGCacagtcctctcccctacgctaaCATGAGAAggcctccctgcaattcccaaccctGTCCCTTCCACCCAGACCCTTCCCAGCCCTGGACCCTCAACTTAGCTTTCAGAGGACCAGGGGCCAGAGTAGTCTTCCACAATAACCACATGGGCTAACTGGGATGTTCCTGAGCCACCAGGTTCCTCTGCGTCATCTGCAGGACACCCACAAAGAGTGCGACCAGTCAGCGTCGTGCCAGCCGATGGCAACCTCTTTCATAACACCCTCCTCAGAAGCGCCGCTCACCTCATTCCAGAGTCAGACACTGCGGCCATCGTTGCTTGTGGTACCTAAGATACCAAGAGACACAAAATCACCGTTGCACTTCTGACAAGTCACCCGCCCCTGCTCCTCCTTGTTACCGCCCCACCTCACCTCAAATGCTCATCCGACTCCAaaggctgcctgcacagcacccacaaaaccaaagagaaacattttgcttAGATGTCGTGGGACGCTTTGTTCTTAAACGCAGACCCGGCCGATGCCGCCTCACCTTCTCAGACCGCTCATCGAGCATGCGGCTTCACCCTTCCAAGGCTACGAatgtcacctgcaaaaaccaaagtaacACTTggtgggatactgcccaaaactacagcccaCCCACACCaataaccctctcccactccttcaccttgtgtgctcacccaccccacctctgccagTCACGGGTTCTCCTGTGGAGACTTGGATACCGCCTGTAAGACACAAACAACAGGGGATGCTTCTTACTTCACCAACAATACAATGcctgaaaaataactgatatTTGAGCACACTGGTCATACCACACCTCATTCGACTCGCCTCTGGTGCCGCTGTCTTTCTTCACACCTTCAAAACAAGACATGCTTATAGCCTACTCACATAGACACCGGTCACGTCATCCCTCTGACACCACACGTCAACCTACCTTCTCACGGTGCTCCGCTCACCTCCTCTGTCACCCTTTGTCCCACAGGTCACCCCTCTGCATCTGAAAAAATAGCATCGAACAAGTCACCTGGATGCCGAGTGATGgcttaacaattccagaggtctcctTTAGGTATGCCATCTAGATTGTCATTGCAGCCTGCCATTAAACACAACCTGGTCATCCCCAGCATCTCTGCATAACACTACAGAGAAAAGTTTTACGCCTGCTGCATATatggctacttgctctgaaacagacTGCACACCTTGGCCTACAAAATCTAGCCTTATCACCCTATTAACTATAGATTCTTATTGCTATTCTTTTGTTGGctatcactgctgtgcccccaggcagagcagctccaacCCAGAcataaacaggcacagaccaacaCTGCACACATACAAGACAAATGCTGTGACCGACACATTAAAAGAAGCTCTCTAAGAATGACCCCTTGGCCACAGACAGTGCCAGATGAGAAGACCTAGGGGGCCAAGAGCcagaatccatggcaggctgagaagagccaaacaCTGTGGCCCAAGACAAAAACAGATGAGAGCAACTGGGATGAGTCATATGCAAGACAGCTTACTTCAAGACCTAAGCATAGAAAGATACAGGGAAGAACATCCAGAAAAGGTCTTTGCAATGATGGACCACTTGAGATCAAAGATGTTAATGCAGCCTAGAACAATGCTACAAAAGCAGACCGACCTGAAACTTCCgagacctatccatgctttaggcttgtaatgcaataaaagaagcacccgaCCGGCATTCTGCCGATGACTCCGGGCATTCTAGACCCTAGGGATGGTGCCTGAAGCGCACACTGTGCTACTTCGGCACAAAGAGCAACAAGGATGTCGTGACCcgaggaagctctaggacacataaaacagaaacacaaactACACAACAACATAGCCATAGGCTAGAACTGCCCTGCCTGGCACATGGCAGTCTTGGGCAGAAAGTTAacctgctccctttccctgcccaaaAGGCACTGTTCCTGGAcggtcctctcccctacgctaaCTTGAAAACCCCTCCCTCCCATTCCCAACCTTGGCTcgccccagagccctctcccaaacaccagtctcTCAACTTATCTGGGGGTCTGAAGCCATCTACAACAGCAACCGCATCCGCTAACCCAGATATTCCTATAGACgccaggttcctcttcatcagcTGCACAAAAACAGCACCAGGAGCCAACATCGTGTCAGCTCTCGCGACCATCTCCCACAAAGAGCTCCTCCTCAAAAACATCAGACTTTCTGCTCACCTGCTCCATGCCAGTTTGGGTGTTGGACACTACGGCCATCATCACTTGTGACACCTATGACACCAAAAGACCAAACAGTGTAGTTGTGTTTCTGTGAAACACCTGGCCCTCCTCTCTACTATCCTGactcacctcaaacactcatcctattccaaaggctgcctagaCGGCACCTGCAAAACAATACGTTGCTCTGCGGACAACTGGGAAAACACtatgagccatcccatatcctGAAAGACACTGTGCCTTACATCCATGCTACTTTCTTAAGCAATGCTAAAACCCTATATACAGATACATACAAGATGCTCACTCTAACCCTTGCTCCATCACCTCAGCATTAGTCCTATTTAGACAGATAATATCAACGACTTCCAATGTATCCAGTaatactagggaaaaaaacaagatcccATCTtcatcaaagacagaaaaagccaggaaaatgcaGTGCctctagaaggaaaagaaaaactgtaagtgTACACTATGAAACCATTTTACCCACCCCACCCAGTCAATACAAAAGTACTTACCTGAAAATAGACCTCTACAGACCAGTGTATTTCATATTATATACACTGCTGAACCTTAACTGATCCTGAAACTCTTACCTCAGGGACATCTCTTTCTGGGATGATCAAAACACACCTACCTAAAGAGCTTCAACACCTCAATATCTGCCACTAACTTAAGGAACACCAGACCACTGACCTCAGAGATGCCCAAAAGCAGAAAGACCTTgctgaggagaggctgtggctcatatatgccaggccccacccaccaccctgagcacaatcacctgggaaaggggaggggtgaaCCACCAGAAGGCATAAAAGCAGCCAGGGGAGCAACAGCAAGTTTTCTCACCTGCCTTAAGTTTACAACCTGCAAAATACTGATTGAAGAAAGCAACCTTTATTGGAAACAATATCTGCTCTTTCACTACATCTATTGTATCAGTCACGTGACTACAGCACCCGCCACGCCGTCACAGGCAGCCGTCCCACCTTTCTGACCCTGCAGGGACACcatcctccaccaccaccccccccaccccacccccccacctctcacctgcctgcaaaaccagccaaactgcattctgcttttggcccccaaaccagccgccttagtgcctctttctgagcccaaaaacctgcctgctgagcctcttctcaagtcccaaaaacACAcaacttgacctctgtttctgagcccaaaaccacacaactccgtctgtttctgagcccctcaatcagccacacgagtctgttctcaagccccaggaacacaaaacgttgcctccatttctggcccacaacACAGCTCACCCTGTCTGCTACCTGACCCCCTctgcagtccccacgggcgatgccgaggggtgtgggggggggaatGCTGCCACCCgacagccctgcacccccagagACCCACGTGCAGGTTTGGGGAGCACTTGGGAATTACAGAGGGCCCAGCCCCACCTCTctgcggggcagcaccagcacaggcagggcatcaCTTCCTTAGTGctgcttcaggttttctttctccagcactgtCAGCAccgcaccc
This genomic interval carries:
- the LOC141930939 gene encoding uncharacterized protein LOC141930939: MRGGRWPVGLRLRAICGKNGRCCCRLFPFSSAVRLRSECESMCEVGYLHPWTLASSSGGDQALAQQMEESISERLRGLMLQSQGQFQKSLCSNSRGFEVSWWKRGAAGSEMPSGQLLLSRMVAAFLQFCGFHERWGVPAYSYWERCGSSEEGVIAVEVDTGQRVGDVWCSVLQVMNLVNAGKPQLDNVLPMRMNYGLCSLLWSLDLPFSGWGTLWQETRNGTIGPPGFQKQILP